In a genomic window of Candidatus Manganitrophaceae bacterium:
- a CDS encoding response regulator, with protein sequence MGYKILAVDDNKDMIAILSLLLNKEGYQVITAMDGLEAIQRAEQEQPALILLDVMIPKKDGFEVCRAIKENARTKEIPVIFITAKIDLATHRQGLALGGCEYLTKPLNPREILQTVKKHLPSEPPLSSGVPAISVVQGVAAFLSACIAAVQHFLLISPNDLETYT encoded by the coding sequence ATGGGATATAAAATTTTGGCTGTCGACGACAATAAGGACATGATTGCCATTCTCTCTTTATTACTGAATAAGGAAGGCTATCAGGTGATCACCGCCATGGATGGGCTCGAGGCAATTCAGAGGGCTGAGCAGGAGCAGCCTGCGCTGATTTTGCTGGATGTGATGATTCCTAAAAAAGACGGGTTTGAAGTATGTCGGGCGATTAAAGAGAACGCCAGAACAAAGGAGATCCCGGTCATTTTTATCACCGCCAAGATCGATCTCGCTACGCATCGGCAAGGCTTGGCCTTAGGCGGATGTGAATATCTCACCAAGCCGCTGAATCCAAGAGAGATCTTACAGACGGTGAAGAAGCACCTTCCTTCTGAGCCTCCTCTGTCTTCCGGGGTCCCGGCGATCTCTGTCGTGCAGGGGGTTGCCGCCTTTCTTTCAGCTTGTATTGCGGCGGTGCAGCACTTCTTATTGATATCGCCAAACGACCTGGAGACCTATACCTAG
- a CDS encoding PilZ domain-containing protein: MEERRTHQRIPITSIARLTLQERSEEIRALIRDISTHGIGICYRRKLFRRGDLVSVRLSLLNGYHTLTELIEGEIVWVGPLQRRGDFGIGIRFDEMKRNHPILYRYVETLTEMTSSAVR; the protein is encoded by the coding sequence ATGGAAGAGAGAAGAACGCATCAAAGAATTCCAATCACCTCCATCGCCCGCCTGACCCTTCAAGAACGCTCGGAAGAGATCCGAGCCCTCATCAGAGACATCTCAACACACGGAATTGGAATTTGCTATCGGAGGAAGCTCTTCCGAAGAGGAGACCTCGTCTCGGTACGGCTTTCACTGCTGAACGGCTATCATACGCTCACAGAATTGATTGAAGGCGAGATTGTCTGGGTCGGCCCTCTGCAGCGCAGAGGAGATTTTGGGATCGGAATCCGCTTTGATGAGATGAAGCGCAATCACCCAATCCTCTATCGATACGTCGAGACTTTAACAGAAATGACTTCATCAGCCGTCAGATAA